CCGGCGCTGCCCCTGAGTGGTACTCCCAGAAAGCGGTCTCCATCGGCTCCTATTTCGTGGCCTCGGGTGTCTTTACCGTCCTCGGGGTGATGCCGAAGATCGCGGGGAGCGGAAACGTCGCCGATCTCCTCACCAGAGGGCTCAACGGTCTCGTCCATGCCTCGTTTGCGGTCGAGCCCGATCCGGTGCGGGCGGCCGATCTTATCGAGGCGCATATCAGGGAAAAGCGTAACGGGCTCGGGATCTGAGATGGCGGAAAAGTCCGAGGTCAGACGGGCGGCCGGCGCCCTGAAAGGAGGGACGCAGGCCGGAGCCGGGGGGCTGCGGGTAGTGATCGCCGGGAAAGGGGGTGTGGGCAAGACCACGATCGCCGCCCTGCTCGCCCGCACCCTTCTCCGGGAGGGGCGCCGCGTCCTCGCCGTCGACGCCGATCCGCAGGAGAACCTCGCCTATGCCCTCGGCCTTCCGCCGGGAGATCGGATCGTCCCGCTTGCCGAGAACGCCAGTTACATCGAGGAGAAGGTCGGGGCGCGGCCCGGCGGGTGGGGCGGGCTTCTGACCCTCAACCCCGATACCGGGGATGCCGTCGAGCGTTTCGGGATCCGGTTCCCGGACGGTCTCGTCCTCCTGGTGATGGGGACGGTCGGCCGCGCCGGGAGCGGGTGTCTCTGCCCGGAGAACGCCCTTCTGCAGGGGGTGGTCAGATCGGTCGCCCTCGGTGCGGAGGATGCGGTGGTCCTGGACACACAGGCCGGGGTCGAGCACTTCGGCCGCTCCCTTGCCGGCGGCTTTTCCGATGCGATCGTGGTCGCCGACCCCTCATACAATGCCATCGCTGTCGCCCTCCATGCGGCGTCCCTTTCCACTGACCTCGGGATCCCGGCCGTCCACCTGGTCGTAAACCGCGTGCGGGACGAGCGGGACAGGAGCCGCG
Above is a window of Methanofollis tationis DNA encoding:
- a CDS encoding ATP-binding protein; translated protein: MAEKSEVRRAAGALKGGTQAGAGGLRVVIAGKGGVGKTTIAALLARTLLREGRRVLAVDADPQENLAYALGLPPGDRIVPLAENASYIEEKVGARPGGWGGLLTLNPDTGDAVERFGIRFPDGLVLLVMGTVGRAGSGCLCPENALLQGVVRSVALGAEDAVVLDTQAGVEHFGRSLAGGFSDAIVVADPSYNAIAVALHAASLSTDLGIPAVHLVVNRVRDERDRSRAGDLIGDPGRFASVTYLPHDGAVVRTEPDVTPLLDQGTPFSTGVRALARLLLPPTP